Part of the Prunus dulcis chromosome 8, ALMONDv2, whole genome shotgun sequence genome is shown below.
NNNNNNNNNNNNNNNNNNNNNNNNNNNNNNNNNNNNNNNNNNNNNNNNNNNNNNNNNNNNNNNNNNNNNNNNNNNNNNNNNNNNNNNNNNNNNNNNNNNNNNNNNNNNNNNNNNNNNNNNNNNNNNNNNNNNNNNNNNNNNNNNNNNNNNNNNNNNNNNNNNNNNNNNNNNNNNNNNNNNNNNNNNNNNNNNNNNNNNNNNNNNNNNNNNNNNNNNNNNNNNNNNNNNNNNNNNNNNNNNNNNNNNNNNNNNNNNNNNNNNNNNNNNNNNNNNNNNNNNNNNNNNNNNNNNNNNNNNNNNNNNNNNNNNNNNNNNNNNNNNNNNNNNNNNNNNNNNNNNNNNNNNNNNNNNNNNNNNNNNNNNNNNNNNNNNNNNNNNNNNNNNNNNNNNNNNNNNNNNNNNNNNNNNNNNNNNNNNNNNNNNNNNNNNNNNNNNNNNNNNNNNNNNNNNNNNNNNNNNNNNNNNNNNNNNNNNNNNNNNNNNNNNNNNNNNNNNNNNNNNNNNNNNNNNNNNNNNNNNNNNNNNNNNNNNNNNNNNNNNNNNNNNNNNNNNNNNNNNNNNNNNNNNNNNNNNNNNNNNNNNNNNNNNNNNNNNNNNNNNNNNNNNNNNNNNNNNNNNNNNNNNNNNNNNNNNNNNNNNNNNNNNNNNNNNNNNNNNNNNNNNNNNNNNNNNNNNNNNNNNNNNNNNNNNNNNNNNNNNNNNNNNNNNNNNNNNNNNNNNNNNNNNNNNNNNNNNNNNNNNNNNNNNNNNNNNNNNNNNNNNNNNNNNNNNNNNNNNNNNNNNNNNNNNNNNNNNNNNNNNNNNNNNNNNNNNNNNNNNNNNNNNNNNNNNNNNNNNNNNNNNNNNNNNNNNNNNNNNNNNNNNNNNNNNNNNNNNNNNNNNNNNNNNNNNNNNNNNNNNNNNNNNNNNNNNNNNNNNNNNNNNNNNNNNNNNNNNNNNNNNNNNNNNNNNNNNNNNNNNNNNNNNNNNNNNNNNNNNNNNNNNNNNNNNNNNNNNNNNNNNNNNNNNNNNNNNNNNNNNNNNNNNNNNNNNNNNNNNNNNNNNNNNNNNNNNNNNNNNNNNNNNNNNNNNNNNNNNNNNNNNNNNNNNNNNNNNNNNNNNNNNNNNNNNNNNNNNNNNNNNNNNNNNNNNNNNNNNNNNNNNNNNNNNNNNNNNNNNNNNNNNNNNNNNNNNNNNNNNNNNNNNNNNNNNNNNNNNNNNNNNNNNNNNNNNNNNNNNNNNNNNNNNNNNNNNNNNNNNNNNNNNNNNNNNNNNNNNNNNNNNNNNNNNNNNNNNNNNNNNNNNNNNNNNNNNNNNNNNNNNNNNNNNNNNNNNNNNNNNNNNNNNNNNNNNNNNNNNNNNNNNNNNNNNNNNNNNNNNNNNNNNNNNNNNNNNNNNNNNNNNNNNNNNNNNNNNNNNNNNNNNNNNNNNNNNNNNNNNNNNNNNNNNNNNNNNNNNNNNNNNNNNNNNNNNNNNNNNNNNNNNNNNNNNNNNNNNNNNNNNNNNNNNNNNNNNNNNNNNNNNNNNNNNNNNNNNNNNNNNNNNNNNNNNNNNNNNNNNNNNNNNNNNNNNNNNNNNNNNNNNNNNNNNNNNNNNNNNNNNNNNNNNNNNNNNNNNNNNNNNNNNNNNNNNNNNNNNNNNNNNNNNNNNNNNNNNNNNNNNNNNNNNNNNNNNNNNNNNNNNNNNNNNNNNNNNNNNNNNNNNNNNNNNNNNNNNNNNNNNNNNNNNNNNNNNNNNNNNNNNNNNNNNNNNNNNNNNNNNNNNNNNNNNNNNNNNNNNNNNNNNNNNNNNNNNNNNNNNNNNNaattccaaggtttaaaaggatgtttcaatcacatgagacagctaagagtttgacttggcatgctgctagaaaatcaattggcggtcagatgtctcatccggcggattccccgtcttggaaacttcttgatgataaatggcctgagtttggtaatgagccgagaaacttgagattggctctttcatcggatggattcaatccccacagttctctaagtagcagatatagttgttggccggttatcttagttacatataatctccctccatggctgtgcatgaaacgaaagttcatgatgttaaccttattgatttcggtcctaaacaacccggaaatgatatagacgtctacttggagcctttgattgatgatttaaaatctttgtgggttgggattagaggagtgtatgatgcacataatggagaatactttacactcagagctgcattaatgtggacaattaatgatttcccgcctatggaaacttatctggttgtgttgttaaaggatataaagcttgtccaatatgcggcgatgatacacctagtcacaggttgaaaaatggccacaaaatttgttacattgggcatagaaaatggttaccaatcaatcatccatataggaggcagcgtgcagcttttaatgggaaacctgaatatggcatacctcccgagccattaaccggagaaaaagtgctgcatatggttgaaaatggtgacagagtttgttggaagaagaaatcaatattctttgatctcgagtattggaaataccttcctgtgaggcatgccctagatgttatgcacattgagaagaatgttttgcgatagtatcattggtacattgctggagatccctggaaaaaataaagatgggattgctgctcgattagatttattgaacatgggggtcaaaactgacttgcaacccgagtatggagaaagacgtactcgtttgcctcctgggccttggaatttgtcaaaagcagagaagagagaggtttgcaattctttctatggtataaaggtccctgaaggttattcttcaaatattaaaaatcttgtatctttacaagattcaagacttcttggccttaaatcacatgattgtcataccttaatgcaacaattgctccctgtggcaattcgttatgttttggagaagcctgcaaggtatgcaataactcgtttgtgcttcttcttcaatgctatatgtgcaaaagactgttgatgtttccaagctagataagttggaagaagatgtagtagttactctgtgtttgcttgagaagtactttcccccttcattctttgatatcatggttcatctagtagtacatcttgtcaaagaagttcgtctatgtgggccagtatattttaggtggatgtatccgtttgaaagatatatgaaagtgctgaaggggtatgttgagaatcgtactcgtcccgaaggttgcattgctgagcggtatatagctgaagaagcggtagagttttgtactcagcatttatctgatgttaatacagttggagtgccttcaagccaaaagatgggagtttcaaagccattatcaggttgcacagtgagcgtagttgatcaggaactgttgaatcaagcacatctatatgtcttggagaatacggaggaagtcctaccttatatcgagtacgtatgatttttattctttaagtttccattttaaattatttcttatgtttatcttatatatttgggaccgtaatgcttgaatttttcgtgtcatgtaggcaacatatgatccacatcaaggctgcttatccaaaatttagaaagagaacaaagtggctgcaggataagcacaatagcactttcattcaatggctacgcttcaaggtatatgttgttgaataacatatttctcttttaattttcttcttatttctatgttagattgaattaagatttgattaatttgcaggttcaaagtgaacttgaggaagacaatcatggcgtatcagaaaatttaaggtggctagcagctggtccaaacatggcagtgccattatataggaactatcttattaaaggtattaaattcaatatcaaggcacaagatgatgtgcggacaactcaaaatagtggagtttatttacttgcacataccatgcaagttgctagtgccaaggataaaaacccaattctctcaaatatgggtttctatggtgtcattcaagaaatttgggaccttgactaccaaaagtttacaatcccagtctttaggtgtgattggatagatagttctggtcttgtagtcgacgaacttggatttacccttgtagatttgagtaaaattggacataggaatgaccaatttgttttggcttctcaagtcaaacaaatatttttttgttgacgacccgatgcatcgtggttggtcggtagtgttatcaatgcctaatagagaatataatgatgttattggtgatgaagtcttaggtgatgtgataattgagtgtgagccatttactagagggatgccaaatgttgacacatttgatgaacctggtgggtgagttaggtggtcaaaatattcgaggtgggtgtgaagatatatggattgaatgatgcttatgtaattggcagtgtatgacattaattttgtaatatattgtaatgtgatttcttcactttcattatacatgttttggccacaaaacaatcagtgcaaaaaatactggttcagattacatcattatattctgcataaaaaacgacgtctgttcaaataaaacacgacgttatggtgaaccatttattcagcatatttaccgacgtcttaaagcaacgtaacaatgaagaaccacggcgctattgtgaagcaattattcaggatatcacgtcggggaaggattaagaaccgccatgtaattctaaataacacgactccaatcccataataccgacgtctaaaaagcgagataaataatctgaacgttaaaaaatacgacgtcatcatacattttccacgtcgcaagttcttttataagcgaagaggaacgaaatgaattccgacggtaattcattataaccgccgtctaatatcaattaaacgacgttatttgtaatacggctctcatcataatcaacgccgtctatatgttctgtaatacggctctcatttatttggaaccggcgttgtttagaagttcaacgtcgtctacattaataagtgcgacgtgagtaatgaatacatataagtacaacgtcgactatataaatgccaccgacgttgtttcgcatttcaacgtcaactatataaatacatacgtcgtaaataatgacactgacaactatttccacgtcatcttttttagaaaaatcgaagtggaaaatttatttcacgacggttgtttgtaaataagagacgtagtagatttcaataacgtcgtcttctcatgtatttaaagacgtcatattttttcttgtcgtgaaaattatatttaacggcgtagtgttttagttgtcgtcgttgtatgtctatcttgcggccttgttcttttaatatgtgtcatatttttcctttttaacgacggtgatttgtttgagttggtcgtctattctcatcctcgactattttttaaaactttagcagactaaacacgtctgtttttatttgttttcgacgttgttttatttaacaacgtctaatatttatcgtcgttgtttgtttctgaaaataggacgtataaattttgtaatacgactctcatattttgtaaccgacgttgtttcgttgttcaacgtctactctataaatacatacgtcgtaaataatgacactgacaactatttccacgtcatcttttatagaaaaatcgaagtggaaaatttattttacgacggctgtttttatataggcgacgtagtaggaatcaataacgtcgtcttctaatgtatttaaagacgtcatattttttattgtcgtgaaaatgatatttaacggcgtcttattttaattttcgtcgttgtatgtctatcttgcggccttgttctgttaatatgtgtcatatttttcctttttaacgacggtttttttagagagttggtcgtctattctcatcctcgactgcttttttagatctttttgcagtacaaagacgtcgttttgtatttgttgataacgttgtatattttaacaacgacggtgatttagcgtcgtggtttatgagggaaaagatgagagtggattccacgaccattgaaaaaccgaatacacgacggtgatttaccgtcgtctttttgcttttttgtagtagtgggTGACTATTCATATTAAAAACACTTGGACGAAAATATTACCCTCCTCATACATGAAAATGcgaataaattttaaattaataacaaTCCAACTGAACTCACAAGTAGTAACAATAAGTACACAAGTTAAAATAATACTCAAAAAGAGTACTAGTACATGATCAGAAAGAAACACACGACAAATGATATTACAAAGATGTATTTAAATAGTGAAACACATTAACTAAAACATATATTTAAGAATATTCAAGGAAGGGTGGTTTTGTGGGGTGGAATGAGAGAAGGGAGGGGTGTGTCCTTGGGGAGGGTTGGGATGGAAGGCAATGTGGGCTTAGGTAGGTCAGCTGGGAGATGGGGAAGAGTTGGAATTTCTGGCAACTTTGGCAACTCAGGCTTTGGCAAAGTTGGGAAATTAGGAAGTGGTGGCAATTCAGGCTTTGGAAGCTCAGGGACATGGGGCTCTTCTGCCAACTTGAGACCTTCTGGCTTTGGCAAAGTTGGAACATGGGGTACCGTAGGCAATTCAGGTTTCGGCAATGTTGGCAGCTCCGGCTTCGGCAAGGTCGGCAGTTCGGGCTTCGGCAACTGTGGCAGCTCCGGCTTTGGCAACTGGGGCAGCTCAGGCTTTGGCAACTGTGGCAGCTCAGGCTTCGGCAACTGGGGCAGCTCAGGCTTTGGCAACTGTGGCAGCTCAGGTTTTGGCAAAGTTGGGAAAGTGGGGAGTGGTGGAAGCTCAGGCTTTGGAAGCTGGGGCACTTGAGGGAAGGAGTTAGTCTCCAGAAGAATGCGAGCTCCCGCAACCATTGTTTTGGAGCTCATAGACGACAAGGTAAAAACCAAAAGTAGTGGAAAGACGAAGGCCGGGAGGCCATGAAAGGCCATATTTTGCAGCTAACTGATGATAATATATGGATGTATAGGAGGAAGGAAATCTGTAGTTGCCGCAATGGATATGAGTTGTGGTTTTGCTTTGGGCAGTGAAACAAGTATTTATAGATACAACTTGGATGGATTTTGAGGTCTCAGAGAGGGTTTGGTCAAAGGGTGTTTGGTGTTGTTAGTTCAATTAGTTCAACTTCTGAACTGCAAATACTTCCATTTCGTAACTCCCACAACTATATGTACTGCATGGACATCTATTAAGTCTTGGGAAGATACAATAGCAAATTAAAGGAGCAAGTATT
Proteins encoded:
- the LOC117638390 gene encoding protein PELPK1-like, whose translation is MVAGARILLETNSFPQVPQLPKPELPPLPTFPTLPKPELPQLPKPELPQLPKPELPQLPKPELPQLPKPELPQLPKPELPTLPKPELPTLPKPELPTVPHVPTLPKPEGLKLAEEPHVPELPKPELPPLPNFPTLPKPELPKLPEIPTLPHLPADLPKPTLPSIPTLPKDTPLPSLIPPHKTTLP